Proteins encoded by one window of Chroogloeocystis siderophila 5.2 s.c.1:
- the fbp gene encoding class 1 fructose-bisphosphatase, which translates to MAEAQQPLDYEYALDRDCTTLSRHVLQQLQSFSPDAQDLSALMNRIALAGKLIARRLSRAGLMEGVLGFTGDVNVQGESVKKMDVYANDVFISVFKQSGLVCRLASEEMERPYYIPENCPIGRYTLLYDPIDGSSNTDINLSLGSIFAIRQQEGDDSDGAATDLLQSGRKQIAAGYILYGPSTMLVYSIGKGVHSFSLDPSLGEFILTEENIQIPEKGAVYSVNEGNFWQWEESIREYIRYVHRTEGYTARYSGAMVSDIHRVLVQGGVFLYPGTTKKPDGKIRLLYESAPLAFLIEQAGGRASTGTQEILDVVPRQLHQRTPLIIGSKENVALVESFIQQQAKEQSEKTMMARSRVPQ; encoded by the coding sequence ATGGCTGAAGCGCAACAACCACTAGACTACGAGTACGCGCTGGATCGCGATTGTACAACTTTGTCACGGCACGTATTACAGCAACTCCAAAGCTTCTCGCCGGATGCACAAGACCTCAGCGCCTTGATGAATCGCATCGCCTTGGCTGGTAAGCTCATTGCTCGACGTCTTAGCCGTGCAGGTTTAATGGAAGGTGTCTTGGGCTTTACGGGAGACGTTAATGTTCAAGGTGAATCCGTCAAAAAGATGGATGTCTATGCAAACGATGTTTTCATCTCAGTATTTAAGCAAAGTGGTCTAGTTTGTCGCTTAGCTTCCGAGGAAATGGAAAGACCTTACTACATTCCAGAAAACTGCCCGATAGGTCGCTATACACTACTTTACGACCCCATTGATGGCTCCTCGAATACAGATATTAACTTAAGCTTAGGCTCCATTTTTGCAATTAGACAGCAAGAAGGAGACGATAGCGATGGCGCAGCAACTGACTTATTACAAAGTGGTCGCAAACAAATTGCCGCAGGATACATTCTTTATGGTCCAAGCACAATGCTCGTGTACTCGATCGGCAAAGGCGTACACTCGTTTTCGCTTGACCCTAGTTTAGGCGAGTTTATTTTAACCGAAGAAAATATTCAAATTCCTGAAAAAGGAGCCGTATACAGCGTTAATGAAGGTAACTTCTGGCAGTGGGAAGAATCAATTCGCGAGTATATTCGCTACGTGCATCGTACAGAAGGTTATACAGCACGCTACAGTGGAGCTATGGTGAGTGATATTCACCGAGTTTTGGTGCAAGGTGGCGTGTTTCTCTACCCAGGAACGACAAAAAAACCTGACGGTAAAATTCGTTTGTTATACGAGTCTGCTCCTTTAGCCTTTTTGATTGAACAAGCAGGTGGAAGAGCAAGTACGGGAACCCAGGAAATTTTAGACGTAGTACCCAGACAACTTCATCAACGCACACCTTTGATTATTGGAAGTAAGGAAAACGTTGCGTTAGTAGAGTCATTTATTCAGCAACAAGCAAAAGAACAAAGCGAAAAAACAATGATGGCTCGTTCGCGCGTACCACAATAG
- the cysC gene encoding adenylyl-sulfate kinase: MHLANSQQLTMNNKGLILWLTGLSGSGKTTLAKEIERELKERGCSVELLDGDVVRTNLSKGLGFSREDRDTNIRRIGFVANLLSRNGVIVIAAVVSPYRAARDELRHTTDNFVEVYVNAPLEVCEMRDVKGLYAMARAGEIRAFTGIDDPYEEPLNPDIVCYTAAETVEESVAKVIMELQRREYITEKPQLEYVI, encoded by the coding sequence ATACATTTAGCAAACTCTCAGCAATTAACAATGAACAACAAAGGTTTAATCTTGTGGCTAACTGGATTGAGTGGTTCGGGCAAAACGACTCTTGCTAAAGAAATTGAGCGCGAACTCAAAGAACGTGGTTGTTCAGTAGAGTTACTCGATGGCGATGTTGTTAGAACTAACCTTTCCAAAGGCTTAGGCTTTAGCCGAGAAGACCGAGACACAAATATTCGACGTATAGGCTTTGTTGCCAATCTCTTGAGTCGCAACGGTGTGATTGTCATTGCGGCTGTCGTCAGTCCCTACCGTGCAGCTAGAGATGAGTTGCGTCACACAACCGATAACTTTGTTGAAGTCTATGTTAACGCTCCGCTAGAAGTATGTGAAATGCGCGACGTGAAAGGATTGTATGCAATGGCAAGGGCGGGTGAAATTCGTGCTTTTACAGGAATTGACGATCCTTACGAAGAACCCTTAAACCCAGACATAGTTTGCTACACCGCCGCAGAAACCGTCGAAGAAAGTGTAGCTAAAGTTATAATGGAATTACAACGCCGAGAATATATCACTGAGAAACCGCAACTTGAGTATGTGATTTAA
- a CDS encoding lipid-A-disaccharide synthase — MPEIDILILSNGPGEITTWVRPVVKALRQHLGSDSTQVRISVILSPCPNASGKEAAIAQSYPEVDRVQDAEHFWQFLLTGKTAANWDWRKHGVVLFLGGDQFFSVVIGKRLGYRTVIYAEWDARWYRWIDRFGVMKAELIERIPAQYRHKFTVVGDLMAEASKGVRNEGRGVRGRQELIGLLPGSKPAKLTQGVPLGLAIAQHIHDQKPETEFVIPVAPTLDLETLAKCANPQFNSMIERLGGVSAELMTTEARPFLKTNTGLRVELETQFPAYDLLAECSLCLTTVGANTAELGALAVPMIVLLPTQQLDAMRAWDGLPGLLANLPVVGSSMAKIINWLALRRLGLLAWPNIWAKSEVVPELVGNLQPHAVAELALDYLNHPEKLAAMHEQLRHIRGESGAAQKLASIVKEVID; from the coding sequence ATGCCCGAAATTGATATTTTGATTCTCTCGAATGGTCCAGGAGAAATTACAACGTGGGTGCGTCCGGTTGTCAAAGCATTGCGTCAACACTTAGGAAGCGATTCCACCCAAGTCCGTATTTCTGTCATTTTGTCGCCGTGTCCGAATGCAAGTGGTAAAGAAGCGGCGATCGCACAAAGTTACCCAGAAGTTGATCGCGTTCAAGACGCAGAACATTTCTGGCAATTTCTTTTAACAGGGAAAACTGCCGCAAATTGGGATTGGCGCAAGCACGGTGTCGTTCTCTTTCTGGGTGGGGATCAGTTTTTTTCGGTTGTGATTGGCAAACGTCTCGGCTACCGCACCGTTATTTATGCCGAATGGGACGCGCGATGGTATCGCTGGATTGATCGCTTTGGTGTAATGAAAGCTGAATTGATTGAGCGCATTCCTGCACAATACAGGCATAAGTTTACTGTTGTTGGTGACTTGATGGCAGAAGCATCAAAAGGGGTGAGGAATGAGGGGCGAGGGGTAAGGGGACGACAAGAATTGATTGGGTTATTGCCAGGATCAAAGCCGGCAAAATTGACTCAAGGTGTACCGTTAGGATTGGCGATCGCACAACACATTCACGATCAAAAACCTGAAACAGAATTTGTGATTCCAGTCGCGCCTACACTCGATTTGGAAACTTTAGCCAAGTGCGCGAATCCACAATTCAATTCGATGATCGAGCGTTTGGGTGGTGTCAGTGCTGAATTAATGACAACCGAGGCGCGTCCATTTTTAAAAACAAATACCGGATTGCGTGTCGAGTTAGAAACGCAGTTCCCTGCGTATGACTTACTTGCCGAGTGCAGTCTGTGCTTAACAACTGTCGGTGCGAACACAGCAGAATTAGGCGCTTTAGCTGTACCAATGATTGTGTTACTTCCTACGCAACAACTCGATGCGATGCGGGCTTGGGATGGACTTCCAGGACTATTAGCAAATTTACCAGTTGTTGGCTCTAGCATGGCAAAAATAATTAATTGGCTAGCATTAAGACGCCTAGGCTTACTCGCATGGCCTAATATTTGGGCAAAGTCTGAAGTTGTTCCCGAACTTGTCGGCAATTTACAACCGCACGCCGTCGCAGAACTCGCCTTAGATTACTTAAACCATCCTGAAAAACTAGCAGCCATGCACGAACAACTTCGTCACATTCGCGGCGAATCTGGCGCAGCCCAAAAACTAGCCAGCATCGTCAAAGAAGTTATTGATTAA
- a CDS encoding magnesium chelatase subunit H: MFTHVKSTIRHIAPESLQGRSLIKVVYVVLESQYQSALSQAVRTINANNSSVAIEISGYLVEELREAGNYEDFKRDVAEANIFIASLIFIEDLADKVVAAVEPHRDRLDAAVVFPSMPQVMRLNKMGSFSMAQLGQSKSAIAQFMRKRKEKSGSSFQDGMLKLLQTLPKVLKYLPMDKAQDARNFMLSFQYWLGGSAENLENFLLMLADKYVPSLQQKVKFQDPVTYPDMGIWHPLAPQMFEDVEEYFNWYNSRKDISADLKDPLAPCVGLVLQRTHLVTGDDAHYVAMVQEIEAMGARVISVFAGGLDFSKPVDAYFYDKGRGARSEERGKGVPIVDVVISLTGFALVGGPARQDHPKAIESLKRLNRPYMVALPLVFQTTEEWQDSDLGLHPIQVALQIAIPELDGAIEPIILSGRDGTTGKAIALQDRIEAVAQRALKWANLRRKPKLQKRVAITVFSFPPDKGNVGTAAYLDVFGSIYEVMQSLQRNGYDVQNLPESAEKLMQEVIHDAQAQYSSPELNIAYRMSVPQYEELTPYSERLEENWGPPPGHLNSDGQNLLIYGKHFGNVFIGVQPTFGYEGDPMRLLFSRSASPHHGFAAYYTYLERVWQADAVLHFGTHGSLEFMPGKQIGMSGECYPDNLIGTIPNVYYYAANNPSEATIAKRRSYAETISYLTPPAENAGLYKGLKELSELIASYQTLKDSGRGIPIVNTIMDKCRIVNLDKDIALPEVDAKDMSAEERDKIVGSVYRKLMEIESRLLPCGLHVIGKPPTAEEAIATLVNIAGLDRPEEEILSLPRIIANSINRDIDEIYRNSDRGILEDVQLLQEITLATRDAISALVKAQTDADGRVSKVSKLNFFNMGKKEPWLEALHQAGYPKVDPQALKPLFEYIEFCLQQVVADNELGALLKALEGEYIIPGPGGDPIRNPDVLPTGKNIHALDPQSIPTTAAVQSAKIVVDRLIARQKADNGGQYPETIACVLWGTDNIKTYGESLAQIMWMIGVRPVPDALGRVNKLELIPLEELGRPRIDVVVNCSGVFRDLFINQMNLLDQAVKMAAEADEPPSMNFVRKHASQQAEEMGINLRQAATRIFSNASGSYSSNINLAVENSTWDSEAELQEMYLKRKSFAFTSDNPGTMEESRKIFESALKTAEVTFQNLDSSEISLTDVSHYFDSDPTKVVASLRGDGKTPAAYIADTTTANAQVRTLSETVRLDARTKLLNPKWYEGMLSHGYEGVRELSKRLVNTMGWSATAGAVDNWIYEDTNTTFIQDEAMRQRLMNLNPHSFRKVVATLLEVNGRGYWETSESNLELLRELYQEVEDRIEGIE, encoded by the coding sequence ATGTTTACACACGTCAAGTCCACCATTCGTCACATTGCTCCTGAAAGTCTCCAGGGACGTTCTTTAATCAAGGTGGTCTATGTCGTGCTTGAGTCACAGTACCAAAGTGCATTATCTCAAGCGGTACGCACGATTAATGCAAACAACTCATCTGTGGCTATTGAAATTAGCGGCTACTTGGTTGAAGAACTTCGAGAGGCAGGTAATTATGAGGACTTCAAACGCGACGTTGCCGAGGCAAATATATTTATCGCTTCATTAATTTTTATTGAAGACTTAGCAGACAAAGTTGTCGCCGCCGTCGAACCACACCGCGATCGCTTAGATGCAGCGGTTGTCTTTCCTTCAATGCCGCAAGTGATGCGCCTTAACAAAATGGGTAGCTTCTCGATGGCACAGTTGGGGCAATCTAAAAGTGCAATAGCACAATTCATGCGCAAGCGCAAGGAAAAATCAGGCTCGTCGTTCCAAGATGGAATGCTCAAGCTGTTGCAAACGCTACCAAAAGTGCTGAAGTACCTACCTATGGACAAAGCACAAGACGCGCGTAACTTTATGTTGAGCTTTCAGTACTGGCTGGGTGGTTCCGCCGAAAACTTGGAAAACTTCTTGCTGATGTTGGCAGATAAATACGTACCTTCATTGCAGCAAAAGGTAAAATTCCAAGATCCCGTAACGTATCCTGATATGGGAATTTGGCACCCGCTAGCACCACAGATGTTTGAGGATGTTGAAGAATATTTCAACTGGTACAACAGCCGTAAAGACATTTCTGCGGATCTCAAAGATCCCTTAGCTCCTTGCGTTGGTTTAGTGTTGCAACGTACGCATCTTGTCACGGGTGATGATGCGCACTACGTCGCGATGGTGCAAGAAATCGAGGCAATGGGCGCACGAGTCATTTCGGTGTTTGCAGGTGGTTTAGACTTTTCTAAACCTGTAGATGCTTATTTTTATGATAAGGGGCGAGGAGCGAGGAGCGAGGAGCGAGGGAAAGGAGTTCCAATAGTTGATGTGGTGATTTCGCTGACAGGTTTTGCGCTCGTTGGTGGCCCAGCTAGACAAGATCATCCGAAAGCAATTGAGTCACTCAAGCGTTTGAATCGTCCATACATGGTGGCATTGCCATTAGTGTTTCAAACTACCGAAGAGTGGCAAGATAGCGATTTAGGATTGCACCCGATTCAAGTCGCATTGCAAATTGCGATCCCCGAACTCGATGGTGCGATTGAACCGATTATTCTATCAGGAAGAGACGGGACAACCGGAAAAGCGATCGCACTTCAAGATCGCATCGAAGCTGTTGCGCAACGAGCATTAAAATGGGCAAACTTGCGCCGCAAGCCAAAACTACAAAAGCGCGTAGCAATTACTGTCTTTAGCTTCCCACCGGATAAAGGTAACGTTGGAACAGCGGCGTATCTTGATGTGTTTGGCTCGATTTATGAAGTAATGCAGTCATTGCAGCGGAATGGCTACGACGTGCAGAACTTGCCAGAATCTGCCGAAAAGCTGATGCAAGAAGTGATTCACGACGCACAAGCACAATATAGCAGCCCTGAACTCAATATCGCCTATCGGATGTCAGTTCCGCAATACGAGGAGCTTACACCTTATTCAGAAAGATTAGAGGAAAATTGGGGACCACCGCCAGGACATCTTAATAGCGATGGACAAAATCTGCTGATTTACGGCAAACACTTCGGTAATGTCTTTATCGGTGTACAGCCAACATTTGGTTACGAAGGCGATCCGATGCGGTTGTTGTTCTCACGATCTGCAAGCCCCCATCATGGTTTTGCTGCTTACTACACATATTTAGAACGCGTTTGGCAAGCTGACGCAGTATTACACTTTGGTACGCATGGCTCGTTAGAATTCATGCCAGGAAAACAGATTGGGATGTCTGGCGAGTGCTACCCTGATAACTTGATCGGTACGATTCCGAATGTGTACTACTACGCGGCGAATAACCCTAGCGAAGCCACAATCGCCAAACGCCGCAGCTACGCAGAAACGATTTCTTACTTAACTCCCCCTGCGGAAAATGCTGGGTTATATAAAGGTTTGAAGGAACTGAGCGAACTAATCGCTTCGTATCAAACGCTCAAAGACAGCGGACGCGGAATTCCGATCGTGAATACAATTATGGACAAGTGTCGCATTGTCAATTTGGATAAAGATATTGCTTTACCCGAAGTTGATGCGAAAGATATGTCGGCGGAAGAACGCGATAAAATTGTCGGTTCAGTGTATCGCAAGTTGATGGAAATCGAGTCGCGACTTTTACCGTGTGGTTTGCACGTGATTGGTAAACCACCGACAGCAGAAGAAGCGATCGCAACTTTAGTGAATATCGCCGGACTTGATCGCCCAGAAGAAGAAATTTTGAGTCTACCTCGAATTATTGCGAATAGCATTAATCGCGATATTGATGAAATTTATCGCAATAGCGATCGCGGTATACTCGAAGATGTGCAATTGTTGCAAGAGATCACCCTCGCGACACGCGATGCAATCAGCGCTCTAGTCAAAGCCCAAACTGATGCAGATGGACGAGTTTCTAAGGTTTCTAAACTCAATTTCTTCAATATGGGTAAAAAAGAGCCTTGGTTAGAAGCATTGCATCAAGCAGGCTACCCCAAAGTTGATCCCCAAGCGTTGAAACCGCTGTTCGAGTATATCGAATTTTGCTTACAACAAGTTGTCGCCGATAACGAACTTGGTGCATTACTCAAAGCCCTAGAGGGTGAATATATTATTCCTGGACCTGGCGGCGATCCGATTCGTAACCCTGATGTTCTCCCCACTGGCAAAAATATCCACGCCCTCGATCCTCAATCGATCCCCACAACTGCTGCGGTACAATCTGCCAAAATTGTTGTCGATCGCTTGATTGCACGACAAAAAGCCGATAATGGCGGTCAATATCCCGAAACGATCGCGTGTGTTCTTTGGGGTACCGACAACATCAAAACTTATGGCGAATCCCTCGCACAGATTATGTGGATGATAGGTGTACGCCCTGTTCCTGATGCATTGGGAAGAGTCAACAAACTCGAACTGATTCCTTTAGAAGAATTAGGACGCCCGCGTATTGATGTTGTTGTTAACTGTTCGGGTGTGTTCCGCGACTTGTTCATCAATCAAATGAACTTACTAGATCAAGCTGTCAAAATGGCAGCAGAAGCCGATGAACCGCCCTCGATGAACTTTGTCCGCAAACACGCCTCGCAACAAGCCGAGGAAATGGGGATCAACTTGCGTCAAGCTGCTACCCGCATCTTCTCAAATGCTTCGGGTTCTTATTCATCTAACATCAACTTAGCCGTCGAAAATAGCACTTGGGATAGTGAAGCTGAGTTACAAGAAATGTACCTCAAGCGCAAATCATTTGCCTTCACCTCCGATAACCCTGGCACAATGGAAGAATCGCGGAAAATTTTTGAAAGTGCTTTAAAAACTGCAGAAGTCACCTTCCAAAACCTTGATTCTTCCGAGATTAGCCTTACCGACGTTTCACACTACTTCGACTCTGATCCTACAAAGGTAGTCGCGAGTTTACGCGGTGATGGCAAAACCCCAGCAGCTTATATTGCAGACACTACAACAGCTAACGCGCAAGTCCGTACCTTATCCGAAACTGTGCGCCTCGACGCCCGTACCAAACTACTTAATCCCAAGTGGTACGAGGGAATGTTGAGTCACGGTTATGAAGGTGTCCGCGAACTCTCAAAACGTCTTGTCAATACAATGGGTTGGAGTGCAACAGCAGGCGCGGTAGATAATTGGATTTATGAGGATACGAACACCACATTTATCCAAGATGAAGCAATGCGTCAGCGGTTAATGAATCTGAACCCGCATTCATTCCGTAAAGTTGTCGCGACTTTACTAGAAGTCAACGGACGCGGTTATTGGGAAACTAGTGAAAGTAATCTCGAACTACTCCGCGAGTTGTATCAAGAAGTCGAAGACCGCATCGAAGGAATTGAGTAG